The stretch of DNA CCACCAACGCATTCGACCATCTGGGCTTCGATCGTGATCAAATCAAGTTTGTCGCTTTCGAAAGCGACACGGCGGCCTTGCAGGCCAACCAGCAGGGCAATATTGACATCGTCGGCGTCCATCCACCCTTTTACAAGCTGGCAAAGGACTCCGGTCTGATCGAAATTTTCGACACGGCGGATACCGGGCTCGGCGAAGCGGCAGGTACAACCTTCTACTACTTCACGGATCAATTTATCAAGGATAATCCCGAAGCAGTCCAGGGCTTTGTCAACGCGATTAAGAAAGCGCAGGACTGGATCGTCAACCCGGCGCATGAGGAAGAAGCGATCAAGCTAACCGGCGACTATATCGGCCAACCGGTAAACGCCGTGCACTACTACTACACCGGCAAAGGATTCCAGGACAAGCTGATCCAGCCTTGGATTGATGACCTCGTCGTATCCGGAGCCTTGAAGAAGGATCAGCTTCATATCAACGACCTGATCACCACCCAGTTTGACCCTAGCTGAAATGCCATCATGCAAAGGGAAATCGGCGTTTATTCGCCGCTTCATTACAACCAATAGCGGGGGTGAGCCCGATTATGACTAAAAAACTGAGACAAATCGCATTTTACGGCAAAGGAGGAATCGGCAAATCCACCACTTCTCAAAACACCCTGGCTCAGTTAGCCGTCAATTTCGGCCAAAGAATTATGATCGTGGGCTGCGATCCGAAAGCCGACTCCACGCGCCTGATTCTGAACACCAAAGCGCAGCAGACCGTGCTTGATCTCGCCGCCAAACTCGGAAGCGTAGAAGACCTGGAGTTGGAGGACGTGGTGTCCTCCGGCTTCGGAGGCATCCTCAACGAGAAGCTGACCGTTCCCACTCCGATCGATATGGACGAACTGGAACGGCTGCTGATTGATTTCGGTGTGGTGGAGGATGAGGAGACGGCTCTGCAGACGCAAGCCCCTAAGTAAGGAGGACGGATAACAGATGAAATGGATCATTTCGGTTCATCGGAAATTGTTAAGCTTTTATCTTTTTTTCCTGGTGCTGATCGTTTGGGAGCTTGCGCCGAGGCTGGGACTCGTTAGCAACGTATTTGTCCCGCCCTTCTCGCGGATCGTGGAGACCGGAATCGAACTGGGACTGACGAACATTTTTCTCTACATTTCCATCAGCCTGAAAAGAGTGTTTGTCGGCTTTGTCCTGGCTACCGTTTTGGCCCTGCCGCTTGGCTTTATTCTGGCCGGAGCCATGCCGAAGCTGGCCGCATTTCTCCACCCTCTGACCAAATTTCTCTCCAGCATCCCGCCGTTTATTCTATTTCCGGTCTTCGTTATCATTATCGGAATCGGCGAGGGGGGCATCTATACGGTTATCTTCTGGTCGTCGTTCTGGCCGATATTGTTCACGACCATAGCCGGTATTCAGAATGTCGATCCGCTGCTGATCCGGTCGGCCAAATCCATGAATGCGGGCAAGCTGGTGATCTTCACAAAGGTGATCCTGCCCGGCGCCTCGCCGACATTGATCACCGGACTCCGTACCGGACTGACCATGAGTTTCTTCATGCTGATCGGTTCGGAGAGCATGGGCGCCGATTCCGGTATGGGCTGGATGATCCACAATGCCCAAAGCATGGGGTTTGTCGAGCGCATTTACCTTGGAGCCGTTATGGTTGCAGGCGTCGGTCTGGCGCTCAATTATGTGCTTGAATACCTGGAGAGTGCAGTGCTGCAATGGCGGCAGGCTCCTGATTCAAGCAATAAAGCCGCAGCTTAGCCGGATCTTATCTTAAGCAAAGGAGGACGAGACGAGTTCCATGAATTCCACCGCAATCAAGCTTAAAAAAATCGGCATCGGCAGCATCCCGATCCTGTTGTTCTTCATCTTCTGGGAGGGCGGCGCCCGAATCATTCCGGAGGGCGTCATCTCGCCTCCCAGCGACGCGATCGTCGCCATCTTCCGCTCAGCATTTTCCGACATACTGCTGGAGCAGACGCTAATCAGCCTGTACCGCGTGCTGCTCGGGTTCTTGCTCTCGCTGATTATCGGTATTCCGCTCGGATTTTTGCTCGGCACCTTCTTTAGTTCGGCGGAAAAAGCGTTGCTGCCTTTCTTTCGCACCTGCGAGAAGCTGAACCCTTTCGCGATCATTCCGATTTTCATGATCTTCTTCGGAATCGGAACTTCGGAAAAGGTGGTCGTCATCTTCTGGTCTGCGCTCTGGCCCGTACTGTTTAATACGATGGCCGGAGCCAAGGATATCGATTACAACCTGCTGCGGGCGGCACGGTCCATGGGAGCTACGCGCAGAGAGCTGTTTACCAAGGTCGTCCTGCCGTACACCGCACCCAATATTTTTATCGGTATTGAATTTGCCGCCCAGCTATCGTTCTTCATGATTATCGCATCTGAAGTAATCGGTGCCAGCACGGGACTCGGATGGTATTACATCAACTCTACCGCCCGCTATGATCTACCGCTCATGTACGGCATCGTCCTGTTCATCACCGTGCTGGGCATTATCATCAACCTGTTGTTCGCCAGACTGAAAAAGCGCTTTCTGGTATGGAAAGAAGCGTCACAGCTTCACTAAACATTGGAACTTTGTACCAATTGCCTGTCCGTTCGAAACGGCCGCAGGCGGTCACCGAGCATGTATATAGAGACCGAACATACATTTGAGGCCGCCGAGCATTTGCGGGAGAAGTTCGCAAGAGAAGAGCGCAAGCAATGCTTGGCAGAACAGGCAGAGCCGCCCCGGGGCGGCTCTGCCTGTCATTGGATACGATTCACTGTTCTTCGGCCACTTACCGTCCCTTTCGAGCAGCGGTAATCCGGCTTCAAGTTTCCGTCATTCCTCTTCGGCTGCCCGGAATCCTCGGCT from Paenibacillus sophorae encodes:
- a CDS encoding ABC transporter permease, with protein sequence MNSTAIKLKKIGIGSIPILLFFIFWEGGARIIPEGVISPPSDAIVAIFRSAFSDILLEQTLISLYRVLLGFLLSLIIGIPLGFLLGTFFSSAEKALLPFFRTCEKLNPFAIIPIFMIFFGIGTSEKVVVIFWSALWPVLFNTMAGAKDIDYNLLRAARSMGATRRELFTKVVLPYTAPNIFIGIEFAAQLSFFMIIASEVIGASTGLGWYYINSTARYDLPLMYGIVLFITVLGIIINLLFARLKKRFLVWKEASQLH
- a CDS encoding ABC transporter permease gives rise to the protein MKWIISVHRKLLSFYLFFLVLIVWELAPRLGLVSNVFVPPFSRIVETGIELGLTNIFLYISISLKRVFVGFVLATVLALPLGFILAGAMPKLAAFLHPLTKFLSSIPPFILFPVFVIIIGIGEGGIYTVIFWSSFWPILFTTIAGIQNVDPLLIRSAKSMNAGKLVIFTKVILPGASPTLITGLRTGLTMSFFMLIGSESMGADSGMGWMIHNAQSMGFVERIYLGAVMVAGVGLALNYVLEYLESAVLQWRQAPDSSNKAAA
- a CDS encoding AAA family ATPase; this encodes MTKKLRQIAFYGKGGIGKSTTSQNTLAQLAVNFGQRIMIVGCDPKADSTRLILNTKAQQTVLDLAAKLGSVEDLELEDVVSSGFGGILNEKLTVPTPIDMDELERLLIDFGVVEDEETALQTQAPK